One region of Pseudomonas sp. ABC1 genomic DNA includes:
- the folB gene encoding dihydroneopterin aldolase gives MDTVFIEGLEVDTLIGAYDWERGIRQCLHLDLALGWDIRPAAQNDELDKALDYACVIARIDAFAQASRFELVETFAERLAACLMTEFGIPWVRLKVIKPGVNPRARGLGVEIERGCR, from the coding sequence TTGGATACAGTATTTATCGAAGGGCTGGAGGTCGACACACTGATCGGCGCCTACGACTGGGAGCGCGGTATCCGTCAGTGCCTGCACCTGGATCTCGCCCTTGGCTGGGATATCCGCCCCGCGGCGCAGAACGATGAGCTGGACAAGGCGCTGGACTACGCCTGTGTCATCGCCCGGATCGATGCATTCGCCCAGGCTTCGCGCTTCGAACTGGTGGAGACGTTCGCCGAACGGCTGGCCGCCTGCCTGATGACGGAGTTCGGCATTCCCTGGGTGCGTCTCAAGGTGATCAAGCCTGGGGTCAATCCCAGGGCTCGTGGGCTCGGCGTGGAGATCGAACGCGGATGTCGCTGA
- the folK gene encoding 2-amino-4-hydroxy-6-hydroxymethyldihydropteridine diphosphokinase — protein MSLTPVLLGLGSNVEREKHLTAGLDALSSLLVGMRCSPVFESLAVGYKGDNFYNLVVMGHCESELTELDRRLKFIEADNGRYAPDRKGLPLDIDVLTFGDLHGDFNGLVLPRMEILRNAFVLWPLALLAPEVRHSGNGRCFADLWRDAQIDQQLWPVPFFWQGRSLTPDELLEAYPK, from the coding sequence ATGTCGCTGACGCCGGTTCTGCTTGGGCTGGGCAGCAATGTCGAGCGCGAGAAACACCTGACGGCCGGCCTGGACGCGCTTTCCTCGCTGCTGGTCGGTATGCGCTGCTCGCCGGTTTTCGAAAGCCTGGCGGTTGGCTACAAGGGTGACAATTTCTACAATCTGGTGGTCATGGGCCATTGCGAGTCCGAGCTGACGGAGCTCGACCGCCGTCTGAAATTCATCGAAGCCGACAATGGTCGCTATGCGCCGGATCGCAAGGGGCTGCCCCTGGATATCGACGTATTGACCTTTGGTGATCTGCACGGCGATTTCAATGGGCTGGTCTTGCCGCGCATGGAAATCCTGCGCAATGCCTTCGTCCTCTGGCCCCTGGCGCTGCTGGCGCCAGAGGTACGGCATTCGGGCAATGGCAGGTGTTTCGCCGACTTGTGGCGGGACGCGCAAATCGACCAGCAGCTGTGGCCCGTGCCGTTTTTCTGGCAAGGCCGGTCATTGACTCCGGATGAATTGCTGGAGGCGTATCCGAAGTAG
- a CDS encoding OmpA family protein, producing MRNALYLIGLLAILMLGGCQSTPPAGLTPEQVAMLKAQGFVWTEEGWEFGLQGKVLFETDSEQLSSDSQQLITRITRALTSVGIDDIILEGHTDDQGRPAYNEQLSQRRAQTVADAMIGNGMPEHAIQIRAMGQRKPIASNETATGRSENRRVVIIVGAP from the coding sequence ATGCGTAATGCGCTATACCTCATCGGCCTACTCGCCATCCTCATGCTGGGCGGCTGCCAGAGCACCCCGCCCGCCGGCCTAACGCCAGAGCAGGTCGCCATGCTCAAGGCCCAGGGCTTCGTCTGGACCGAAGAAGGCTGGGAGTTCGGACTCCAGGGCAAGGTGCTCTTCGAGACCGACTCGGAACAGCTATCCAGCGACAGCCAGCAACTGATCACACGCATCACCCGCGCGCTGACCAGCGTGGGCATCGACGACATCATTCTGGAAGGGCACACCGACGACCAGGGCCGGCCCGCCTATAACGAGCAGCTATCCCAACGGCGCGCCCAGACCGTCGCCGACGCCATGATCGGCAACGGCATGCCGGAGCATGCCATCCAGATACGCGCCATGGGCCAGAGAAAGCCCATCGCCAGCAACGAGACCGCCACCGGGCGCAGCGAGAACCGCCGCGTGGTGATCATCGTCGGCGCGCCCTAG
- a CDS encoding diguanylate cyclase domain-containing protein, with translation MNRRRSPPSESRLPLHQLLQRTQLSSLLTAIGLTFLSLTVTGLLALSSYAEHNLQLLARSLSYTLEAAVVFNDRAAAHESLEQIATASEEIAEVLVLDRHGKLLANWNTPDTGPVRRMEREVANLLMQQPLTLPITHQGKVIGELQLSSQGSALSRFLIDGLLTLLAGLLFSILMALHSSRRMRRVIMTPLRRLSEVAHVISRDRTFEQRVPTSRILEIDNLAGDFNSLLDELETWQNHMQRENASLSHLASHDTLTGLPNRALFETTLARTLRENQASGQRCAVLFIDCNRFKEINDCFGHAAGDAVLSGIAKRLRLQLRTGDLVARLGGDEFAILLKPVHGENDALDVADKILESLLVPLPLPNDRQLTASLSIGIALFPEHAGDSQGLMHRADLAMYHAKQHQSGRHLASPTERHGKH, from the coding sequence ATGAACCGTAGACGAAGCCCCCCGAGCGAGTCGCGCCTGCCGCTGCACCAACTCCTGCAGCGGACCCAGCTCTCCAGCCTGCTGACCGCCATCGGCCTGACCTTCCTGTCGCTGACAGTGACCGGCCTGCTGGCGCTGAGCAGCTACGCCGAACACAACCTGCAATTGCTGGCGCGTTCCCTGTCCTACACGCTGGAAGCCGCCGTCGTGTTCAACGACCGCGCCGCCGCCCACGAAAGCCTGGAGCAGATCGCCACCGCGTCCGAGGAAATCGCGGAGGTCCTCGTACTCGATCGCCACGGCAAGCTGCTGGCCAACTGGAACACACCGGATACCGGCCCGGTGCGACGCATGGAGCGCGAAGTCGCCAACCTGCTCATGCAACAACCGTTGACACTGCCCATCACCCACCAGGGCAAGGTCATCGGCGAATTGCAACTGAGCAGCCAGGGCAGCGCCCTGAGCCGTTTCCTGATCGACGGCCTGCTCACCCTGCTGGCCGGCCTGCTGTTCAGCATCCTCATGGCACTCCACAGCTCGCGACGGATGCGCCGGGTCATCATGACGCCGCTACGCCGCCTGTCCGAAGTCGCCCACGTGATCTCCCGCGACCGCACCTTCGAACAGCGCGTCCCCACCTCGCGCATCCTCGAAATCGACAACCTGGCCGGCGACTTCAACAGCCTGCTCGACGAGCTCGAAACCTGGCAGAACCACATGCAGCGGGAAAACGCTTCGCTGTCGCACCTGGCCAGCCATGACACGCTCACCGGCCTGCCCAATCGCGCACTGTTCGAGACCACCCTGGCCCGCACCCTGCGCGAGAACCAGGCGAGCGGCCAGCGCTGCGCGGTGCTGTTCATCGACTGCAATCGCTTCAAGGAAATCAACGACTGCTTCGGCCACGCGGCGGGCGATGCGGTGCTCTCCGGCATCGCCAAACGCCTGCGCCTGCAACTGCGCACGGGCGACCTCGTCGCCCGCCTGGGCGGTGATGAATTCGCCATCCTGCTCAAGCCGGTGCATGGCGAAAACGACGCACTGGACGTCGCCGACAAGATTCTCGAAAGCCTGCTGGTCCCGCTGCCACTGCCCAACGACAGACAGCTGACCGCCTCACTGAGCATCGGTATCGCCCTCTTCCCCGAGCATGCCGGCGACTCCCAGGGCCTGATGCACAGGGCGGACCTGGCCATGTACCACGCCAAACAGCACCAGAGCGGCCGGCACCTGGCCTCCCCCACAGAACGACACGGAAAACACTGA
- a CDS encoding YfiR family protein produces MAQVVQGILGYAQWPHSPQQLRLCIVAPTQYTDILLASEAEESQRPVHSRRLLLDDPQLTSACEAVYVGVLPDAARQKLLERLVGYPILSISESAESCGEGSLFCLHVTDESTSFKVDLDAVARSGLKIHPRVLQLGKRLREKS; encoded by the coding sequence GTGGCCCAGGTCGTCCAGGGCATTCTCGGCTACGCACAATGGCCGCACAGCCCGCAGCAACTGCGCCTGTGCATCGTGGCGCCAACCCAGTACACGGACATCCTGCTGGCCAGCGAGGCTGAAGAGTCCCAGCGTCCGGTCCATAGCCGCCGTCTGCTGCTCGACGACCCGCAACTGACCAGCGCCTGCGAAGCGGTCTATGTCGGCGTGCTGCCTGACGCGGCGCGCCAGAAACTGCTCGAACGCCTGGTCGGCTACCCCATTCTCAGCATCAGCGAGAGCGCGGAATCCTGTGGCGAAGGCAGCCTGTTCTGTCTGCATGTCACGGATGAGTCGACGTCCTTCAAGGTCGACCTCGACGCGGTGGCCCGCAGCGGCCTCAAGATACATCCCCGGGTGCTGCAACTGGGCAAGCGGCTACGGGAGAAATCATGA